One region of Pagrus major chromosome 7, Pma_NU_1.0 genomic DNA includes:
- the haus7 gene encoding HAUS augmin-like complex subunit 7: MAGALEEEQLVRHVYAALQAASCPLVEGLNLQEADSMLQLLCVPSQHRTDILAWICSSINPNVGNSKAMSMRSKDPDVLAKEMAVLGQELMLCKADDLDLIRQGEASVYRQLQFLEQLLTLVPGCKKSAGPCTDAEMLLNELYAAENLPHLSQVLKPTLDPWPAHIKSLQKGTKLSSTSCKPRREEAVDVATLLQRTQSALEQLQSECDFLNNEAQSPGVLSPSSLRVAACDLQRLMATFSHVFETDMRDYCGRDPPSFSTDSDIFQRVHHLLLAFITELDMLKEVSEASVSMNDEVTQLQTEPCFQSRGEKHTLQDQLEDLTRRISLLHS; this comes from the exons ATGGCGGGGGCTTTGGAAGAAGAGCAACTTGTACGACATGTTTATGCTGCATTGCAG GCTGCATCTTGTCCTTTGGTGGAAGGTCTGAACCTACAAGAAGCGGACAgcatgctgcagctgctgtgtgttccCTCTCAGCACCGCACCGACATACTGGCATGGATCTGCAGCAG TATCAACCCAAATGTGGGCAATTCCAAGGCAATGTCAATGAGATCCAAAGACCCAGATGTTTTGGCTAAAG AAATGGCTGTGCTTGGGCAGGAGCTGATGCTTTGCAAAGCAGATGACCTGGACCTGATCAGACAG GGTGAAGCAAGCGTTTACAGGCAGCTTCAATTCTTGGAGCAGCTTTTAACTCTTGTCCCTGGCTGCAAGAAGTCTGCTGGGCCCTGTACAGATGCAGAGATGCTGCTGAACGAGCTCTATGCTGCTGAGAATCTGCCTCACCTTTCACAAGTGCTCAAACCCACACTCGACCCCTGGCCTGCACACATCAA GTCTTTACAAAAGGGCACCAAGTTATCTTCTACATCTTGTAAGCCCAGAAGAGAAGAGGCTGTTGATGTTGCCACCCTTTTACAGCGGACTCAGTCAGCACTGGAGCAGCTACAGTCAGAG TGTGACTTCCTGAACAATGAGGCCCAGAGTCCTGGTGTCTTGTCTCCGAGCTCATTGCGTGTAGCAGCGTGTGACCTTCAGCGGTTGATGGCTACTTTCAGCCATGTTTTCGAAACAGACATGAGAGACTACTGCGGCAGAGATCCCCCCAGCTTCAGCACAGATTCTGACATATTCCAGAGAGTCCACCATCTACTGCTGGCCTTCATTACG GAGTTGGACATGCTAAAGGAAGTATCAGAAGCTTCGGTGTCCATGAATGATGAAGTTACCCAGCTACAGACAGAGCCTTGCTTTCAGAGCCGAGGAGAGAAGCACACGTTAC aGGACCAACTGGAGGATCTTACCAGGAGAATCTCTCTGCTTCATTCCTGA
- the las1l gene encoding ribosomal biogenesis protein LAS1L, translating to MKKKSSEKKRHVVAWLNKAEWDQVLEYLYSKDSALQRFALQRITAWKGRYANSTPVAVDCTADLVRCQVLDRSGQLDGDDLVLLYGAALVRFVNLITERQQGRTARPLRRLAGNLNIPEWVVDLRHDFTHRKLPTLKWCRKGCKVVLEWLQQEYWSRQLGGGPNEDWESQSDGEDEDIDLKHHENELIARQKEMETYKNARELLINFEKEQYQAFDGLPEDKEKSSWPAPFADMSWLLGEIKQFALESSDMLVDVLLEDGFLVPTVEQLETLGCDTCDNTSPTEPRVPQTFLRFWLPLLKMLNSPSFIHLLLEKLFVELKLLAKEQNNHRAFYMSAWISEVLFCNSNKFEFHFQTKVQKKARMKDRIFVNRIQLRWQQLLSACLDAPCISTPHLLQLILDDMEHPLPLDTRERLIQLCSIYTQTAHSEFDTSLEQKQQPMYTLESLHEKLQLSWRHSHSWRSTADLERSVSSQEYKWADAQAEKAKLLRGSPWQVCVDKALWKNYPLGKVPGQSDDPSCLMVENYSTMTVFDQQVELESNTTHNAPGVSAPVRTADGLLWNHSDLNKLKSGLQLF from the coding sequence atgaagaaaaagagCTCCGAGAAAAAACGCCATGTGGTGGCGTGGCTCAACAAAGCTGAGTGGGATCAAGTTCTGGAGTATCTGTACTCCAAAGATTCGGCCTTACAGAGGTTTGCACTTCAGAGAATAACTGCTTGGAAAGGCAGATATGCCAACAGCACCCCTGTCGCAGTGGATTGCACGGCGGACCTGGTGAGGTGCCAGGTGCTGGACAGGTCAGGACAGCTGGACGGAGACGACCTGGTCCTGCTCTATGGAGCGGCCCTGGTGAGGTTTGTCAATCTGATCACTGAGCGGCAGCAGGGGAGAACAGCTCGTCCACTCCGGCGGCTGGCTGGGAACCTAAATATCCCAGAATGGGTTGTAGACCTGAGGCATGACTTCACACACCGAAAGCTCCCGACGTTGAAATGGTGTCGAAAGGGATGTAAAGTGGTTCTAGAGTGGCTCCAGCAGGAGTACTGGTCCAGGCAGCTGGGAGGAGGGCCCAATGAGGACTGGGAGTCACAGTCGGATGGAGAGGATGAAGACATTGACCTGAAACACCATGAGAACGAGCTCATAGCAAGgcaaaaagaaatggaaaccTACAAGAATGCACGGGAACTTCTTATAAACTTTGAAAAGGAGCAGTACCAGGCTTTTGATGGGCTTCCTGAGGACAAAGAGAAGAGCTCGTGGCCAGCCCCCTTTGCAGACATGAGCTGGTTACTCGGTGAGATCAAGCAGTTTGCTTTGGAGTCAAGTGATATGCTGGTTGATGTGTTGTTGGAAGATGGATTTCTGGTTCCAACTGTTGAACAACTGGAAACATTAGGCTGTGACACTTGTGACAACACGTCTCCCACTGAACCCAGAGTCCCTCAAACCTTCCTGCGTTTTTGGCTGCCCCTCCTCAAGATGCTCAACTCACCATCCTTTATTCACCTCCTGCTGGAGAAGCTCTTTGTTGAACTTAAGCTTCTTGCTAAAGAGCAGAATAATCACAGGGCTTTCTACATGTCTGCCTGGATTTCAGAAGTCCTCTTCTGTAACAGCAACAAATTTGAATTCCATTTTCAAACAAAGGTACAGAAGAAGGCCAGAATGAAGGACAGGATTTTTGTAAACCGCATCCAGCTGCGTTGgcagcagctgctctcagcATGCCTGGATGCTCCCTGCATCAGCACGCCTCACCTGCTCCAGTTAATCCTAGATGACATGGAGCATCCTCTCCCTCTGGATACTCGAGAGAGGCTGATCCAGCTCTGCTCCATCTACACACAGACTGCACACTCAGAATTTGATACTTCTCTGGAGCAGAAACAACAGCCGATGTACACACTGGAGAGTTTGCACGAGAAGCTGCAGCTTTCATGGCGCCACAGCCACTCTTGGCGCTCTACAGCTGACTTGGAGAGAAGTGTGTCCTCCCAGGAGTACAAATGGGCAGATGCTCAGGCTGAAAAAGCAAAATTGCTTCGAGGTTCACCTTGGCAGGTGTGCGTTGATAAAGCTTTGTGGAAGAACTATCCTCTTGGTAAAGTCCCTGGACAGTCAGATGACCCCTCATGCCTCATGGTGGAAAACTACTCAACAATGACTGTCTTTGACCAGCAGGTGGAGTTGGagagcaacacaacacacaacgcCCCAGGAGTCTCTGCGCCAGTGAGAACAGCTGATGGCCTTCTTTGGAACCACAGCGACCTTAACAAGCTGAAATCTGGACTGCAGCTTTTTTGA